The following coding sequences lie in one Eubacterium ventriosum genomic window:
- a CDS encoding PTS sugar transporter subunit IIB, producing the protein MKILLVCNAGMSTGIMKMKLEQEAKARGLEASVDATPMVELGDNLEETSIILLGPQIRFALDDIKKQAEGIPVMAIAAQDFGMMNAKKVLDEALKEL; encoded by the coding sequence ATGAAGATATTATTAGTTTGCAATGCAGGAATGAGTACGGGTATCATGAAAATGAAACTTGAGCAGGAAGCTAAGGCAAGAGGTTTAGAAGCAAGTGTTGATGCCACCCCTATGGTAGAGTTAGGCGATAATCTTGAAGAAACAAGCATTATTTTGTTAGGACCTCAGATTAGATTCGCATTAGATGACATTAAAAAACAGGCAGAAGGTATTCCTGTAATGGCAATTGCAGCTCAGGACTTTGGAATGATGAATGCAAAGAAAGTCCTTGATGAAGCATTAAAGGAATTATAA
- a CDS encoding Ig-like domain-containing protein: MKDIVKSTLTGIILVFCVVFALMIQTNAAESDLDNSDNNDISQTIGNAGELQKDESVTTTLSEKHGCEYYKIIIDEESKVIINYKSNAGQSTFQLYDNQLSLIKEEKVKGGRYRKSVKYSEEITLKPGVYYIKVLTEDEESTGKYKRIYSISYSFNNYVKSITVTGNKTVSVNKTIRMKAIVKPDNATAKDIEWEVSNTGSAVIDTNTGILRAYKPGKVNVIAKATDGSGVKATFTVIIKPSKVSNLKIKRTGRKKIKVSWYNVYNASGYQLQYGRRKSTSRAKYRRISARKSTGTLSKIKNRKNYFVRVRAYYKSDNKNYYGDWSSYKKINIK; the protein is encoded by the coding sequence GTGAAGGATATAGTTAAGAGTACATTGACAGGAATTATATTAGTATTTTGTGTAGTGTTTGCCTTGATGATACAGACTAATGCAGCAGAATCAGATTTGGATAATTCAGATAATAACGATATAAGTCAGACTATTGGGAATGCAGGAGAGTTGCAGAAAGATGAAAGTGTAACTACAACACTTTCAGAGAAACATGGGTGTGAATATTATAAGATAATTATAGACGAAGAAAGCAAAGTTATTATCAATTATAAATCCAATGCAGGACAGTCCACTTTTCAACTATATGACAACCAATTGTCTCTTATAAAAGAAGAAAAAGTTAAAGGCGGAAGATATCGAAAATCAGTTAAGTATAGCGAAGAGATTACTTTAAAGCCTGGTGTGTATTACATAAAAGTATTAACTGAAGATGAGGAGAGCACAGGAAAGTATAAGAGAATATATTCAATATCTTATTCATTTAATAATTACGTGAAAAGCATAACCGTTACAGGAAATAAGACGGTTTCAGTTAACAAAACAATAAGAATGAAGGCTATTGTAAAACCTGACAATGCAACTGCAAAAGATATTGAGTGGGAAGTAAGTAATACGGGAAGTGCTGTTATTGATACAAACACAGGAATTTTAAGAGCTTATAAACCGGGAAAAGTCAATGTAATAGCTAAGGCAACAGACGGAAGTGGTGTAAAAGCAACTTTTACTGTTATAATTAAACCATCAAAAGTCTCAAATTTAAAAATTAAACGTACAGGCAGGAAGAAAATTAAAGTAAGCTGGTACAATGTTTATAATGCATCCGGATATCAGCTTCAATATGGTCGAAGAAAGTCAACATCCAGAGCCAAATATAGAAGAATTTCTGCAAGAAAGAGTACAGGAACTTTATCAAAAATAAAAAATAGAAAGAATTATTTTGTAAGGGTAAGAGCATATTATAAGTCAGACAATAAGAATTATTATGGTGACTGGAGTTCTTACAAAAAAATTAATATAAAGTAA
- a CDS encoding PTS sugar transporter subunit IIC, which produces MEKISNWIEKKISPLANKLARQKYLQALQNTFLALIPLFTIGSFALIIISPPMDYTTMDSGVLKAIMHGWANVAAFTGPALGYVYSVTMSLIALWSSIGLAINLSKHYKMEKSWVTIAVSVASFMIAATMNKDGALSFDYLDGKGLFTAILVTIVSFELYRFLSDRKIGYINLEGGGVPPALAESIGNLVPIVIVLVAVGTVNAILLNFTGAGIPAIMQLIMTPVVKMVDSVWGVVILAVIVMIFWWFGIHDTVITGPLDTFLMNNYTANQAAFAAGTAAIALPYIVTEPFWWTFMAIGGSGATLGLAILTLFSKSKQIKTIGKLAIIPSLFNINEPLIFGLPLMYNSTMMLPFIVVMPLNGVITYIAMSTGIVAKTFAYASWNMFCPIGGLIDTMDVKALILVCVLIIIDMIIYLPFFKIYEKQKIKEEQLEESVQA; this is translated from the coding sequence ATGGAAAAAATTAGTAACTGGATTGAAAAGAAGATATCTCCACTTGCAAATAAATTAGCAAGACAGAAATATCTTCAGGCTTTGCAAAACACATTCCTAGCTTTAATTCCACTATTTACTATAGGAAGTTTTGCTCTTATTATTATATCACCACCAATGGATTATACAACCATGGATTCAGGTGTACTTAAAGCAATTATGCACGGATGGGCAAATGTTGCCGCATTTACAGGACCGGCTTTGGGGTATGTTTACTCGGTAACAATGTCGTTAATTGCGCTTTGGTCATCAATAGGGTTAGCAATTAATTTAAGCAAACATTACAAAATGGAAAAGTCATGGGTAACTATTGCTGTCTCAGTTGCATCTTTTATGATTGCAGCAACTATGAATAAAGATGGAGCATTATCTTTTGATTATTTAGATGGAAAAGGATTGTTTACAGCGATTTTGGTAACTATTGTATCATTTGAATTATATAGATTTTTATCTGATAGAAAAATCGGATATATTAACTTGGAAGGTGGCGGAGTACCTCCTGCATTAGCTGAATCAATAGGAAACCTTGTGCCAATCGTAATTGTTTTGGTAGCAGTTGGAACAGTTAACGCAATATTATTAAACTTTACAGGTGCAGGGATTCCGGCAATTATGCAGCTTATTATGACACCTGTTGTTAAGATGGTAGACAGTGTTTGGGGAGTTGTTATATTAGCAGTAATTGTAATGATTTTCTGGTGGTTCGGTATTCATGATACTGTTATCACAGGACCATTGGATACATTCTTAATGAACAATTATACAGCAAACCAGGCCGCATTTGCAGCAGGAACAGCAGCAATAGCACTTCCATATATTGTTACAGAACCTTTCTGGTGGACATTTATGGCTATCGGTGGTAGTGGTGCAACATTAGGACTTGCAATTCTTACATTATTCAGTAAGTCAAAACAGATTAAAACAATTGGTAAGCTTGCAATTATCCCATCATTATTCAATATTAATGAACCGTTAATATTCGGATTGCCACTTATGTATAATTCAACAATGATGTTGCCATTTATAGTAGTAATGCCTTTAAATGGTGTAATTACATACATCGCCATGAGTACAGGAATTGTAGCAAAAACATTTGCATATGCAAGCTGGAATATGTTCTGTCCAATAGGTGGTCTAATTGATACAATGGACGTTAAGGCGTTGATATTGGTTTGCGTATTAATTATTATAGATATGATTATATACTTACCATTCTTTAAAATTTATGAGAAACAGAAAATTAAAGAAGAACAGCTGGAAGAAAGTGTTCAGGCATAA
- a CDS encoding ABC transporter ATP-binding protein — translation MLNKFFGGIKDIWFCTKYFAKFAWKHLPIYYLYILMSVIISTAGPFVSIIGSKYLINEIVYEQNRNMNMIIFWVAFICIGTYIHVVGNKFANEKQNYCNDQFDRMLHMEISSNTMKMKFEYTENSEMLDSINKAGRAFEQTNLIQGLTDGIVGLLSNILVLAGVIYIVVKCSVWLIIPVLLSFVVNTYITMKTTKIKEQYFSEAMEMDRVVDYYIDELTTGEYAKDIRIYLSDDMIIDNQKKQSNGIYNLSKKSEMKIWNKDKAAVMTTEVCDIVVYIILGINTLTEKIAVGDFSSLVQAILKFTEALNGISRGLLELKYTASVLKYYIDYIEQAEIDRKYEESKNAVVPNINNGVSIEFKNVSFKYPNTDVYILKNINTIIHSGEHLSIVGKNGAGKTTFIKLLCRLYEVTEGEILVNGVNINDIEYSKYLDLLSVVFQDYKLMAFSIKDNIDMGQNKYPDVENKINELCEIVEIDSWINSLKDKQNTNLYKMFDESGIEPSGGQAQKLAIVRALYKDSPIVVLDEPTAALDPIAEFEVYNNFDKLVGGKTAVYISHRLSSCRFCDRIIVFDGGTIIEDGSHDKLMENQKGFYYNMYNTQAKHYQN, via the coding sequence ATGTTAAACAAATTTTTTGGCGGAATAAAAGATATTTGGTTTTGCACAAAATATTTTGCAAAGTTTGCATGGAAACATCTTCCTATATATTATTTATACATATTAATGTCAGTCATAATCAGTACGGCAGGACCTTTTGTTTCAATTATTGGCTCAAAGTATTTGATTAACGAGATTGTATATGAGCAGAACAGAAACATGAATATGATAATATTCTGGGTTGCGTTCATATGTATTGGTACATACATTCACGTAGTAGGAAACAAGTTTGCCAATGAGAAGCAGAATTATTGTAATGACCAGTTTGACAGAATGCTTCATATGGAAATTAGTTCTAACACTATGAAAATGAAGTTTGAATACACGGAAAATTCAGAAATGTTAGACAGTATAAATAAAGCAGGACGTGCATTTGAGCAGACAAATTTAATTCAGGGACTTACAGATGGTATAGTAGGACTTTTGAGTAATATTTTAGTCCTTGCAGGTGTTATTTACATAGTAGTTAAATGCTCTGTGTGGCTGATAATTCCTGTATTGTTAAGCTTCGTAGTTAACACATATATAACAATGAAAACAACAAAAATAAAGGAACAGTATTTTTCAGAAGCTATGGAAATGGACCGTGTTGTTGATTATTATATTGATGAACTTACAACAGGTGAATATGCTAAGGACATTAGAATATATCTTTCAGACGATATGATTATAGACAACCAGAAAAAGCAGAGCAACGGCATTTATAATCTGTCAAAGAAAAGTGAAATGAAAATATGGAATAAGGATAAAGCCGCAGTAATGACAACAGAAGTCTGCGATATTGTAGTTTATATTATTCTTGGCATAAATACTTTGACAGAAAAGATTGCAGTAGGTGATTTCAGCAGTTTGGTACAGGCTATACTTAAGTTTACGGAAGCACTTAATGGTATTTCAAGAGGCTTGTTGGAATTAAAATATACGGCATCAGTTTTGAAATATTATATTGATTACATAGAACAGGCAGAAATCGACAGAAAATACGAAGAAAGCAAAAATGCAGTAGTTCCTAATATTAATAATGGTGTTTCAATTGAATTTAAAAATGTAAGTTTTAAATATCCTAATACAGATGTTTATATTCTAAAAAACATAAATACAATAATTCATTCAGGAGAGCACTTATCAATAGTAGGAAAAAACGGTGCAGGAAAAACAACCTTCATAAAATTACTTTGCAGACTGTACGAAGTAACGGAAGGAGAAATACTTGTAAATGGAGTGAATATAAACGACATAGAATACTCCAAATATCTTGATTTGCTTTCAGTAGTATTTCAGGATTACAAACTTATGGCATTTTCCATAAAAGACAACATAGATATGGGACAAAACAAATATCCAGATGTTGAGAATAAGATAAATGAACTATGTGAAATAGTAGAAATAGACAGTTGGATTAACTCATTGAAAGACAAACAAAATACAAATTTATACAAGATGTTTGATGAATCGGGAATAGAGCCGTCAGGCGGGCAGGCACAAAAACTTGCAATAGTTCGAGCCCTGTACAAAGACTCACCAATAGTAGTACTTGATGAACCAACAGCAGCACTAGATCCAATTGCTGAATTTGAAGTATATAACAACTTCGATAAACTGGTAGGAGGCAAAACTGCAGTCTACATATCACATAGACTATCATCATGCCGATTCTGTGACAGAATAATAGTATTTGATGGCGGTACAATAATAGAAGACGGAAGCCATGACAAACTAATGGAAAACCAAAAAGGCTTCTATTACAATATGTACAATACACAGGCAAAACACTACCAAAATTAA
- a CDS encoding ABC transporter ATP-binding protein: protein MKKILEAIKNFFSASHERERKGIQATKHGMFNNFVYAVKLTWQLNNQFIIAMIVMGVLSALYMLIGIYIPKIVLALVENKVTTDTMIKVLVAVGIIILVVKLINTKAQYVGEYAWDKVYKGLVSKYLRKSFTTDFKNMENPDFLDLIERSKHAMYNYQGISGYCKRGSNILSNIVLVVIAGAAIAVINPLIILVLVVISYFIYKILDSTMEWTKVNFRDAMSSNFRKNYYFSSTARDFKYAKDIRLFKMQDFIEQTWKDINTVYYAACKKNHRKWVMCEAKMSFLRLFQNLLLYVVLIYMVLNKGMSISDFVLYIGLVASFSTAMTDMFCNMVWMNMNRMELDDFRTFMDWNEDKPDIEKGQGVSKNIGLKQFEFKFENVSFKYPGHEKYVLKNINLTIEAGSKLAVVGINGAGKTTLTKLLMRLYEPTEGRILLNGVDVKKYDRDTYFKIFAPVFQNIEIFAFPVWQNISMKPENETDKNRTMEALERSGLDEKINKYENKIDTMLLRIFDPNGVDLSGGERQRLAMARALYQNREVLVLDEPTAALDALAEDRMYQEFNQMVKGKTAIFISHRLSSTRFCDKIVMFEDGRIIEEGTHEQLIKTNGKYRNMFQVQAQYYKDKEGEVC from the coding sequence ATGAAGAAAATATTGGAGGCAATTAAGAATTTCTTTTCTGCATCTCACGAAAGGGAGCGAAAAGGAATACAGGCGACTAAGCATGGAATGTTTAACAATTTCGTATATGCAGTAAAGCTGACATGGCAGTTAAACAATCAGTTCATTATAGCAATGATTGTAATGGGAGTATTGTCGGCATTGTATATGCTTATTGGAATTTATATTCCAAAGATTGTATTGGCATTAGTAGAAAATAAAGTTACAACAGACACAATGATAAAAGTGTTGGTAGCAGTGGGAATTATAATTCTTGTAGTAAAGCTTATTAACACAAAGGCTCAATATGTAGGTGAGTATGCCTGGGACAAGGTATATAAGGGGTTAGTTTCAAAATATCTTAGAAAATCATTTACAACAGATTTTAAAAATATGGAAAATCCGGATTTCCTTGATTTGATTGAAAGATCAAAACATGCAATGTATAACTATCAGGGAATTAGTGGTTACTGTAAAAGAGGAAGTAATATTCTTTCAAATATTGTACTTGTAGTTATAGCAGGTGCGGCAATAGCAGTAATTAATCCTTTGATAATTTTGGTGCTGGTAGTTATTTCATATTTTATATATAAAATCCTTGATTCAACAATGGAGTGGACGAAAGTAAATTTTAGAGATGCAATGTCATCTAATTTTAGAAAAAATTATTATTTTTCTTCCACAGCAAGAGATTTTAAATATGCCAAAGACATAAGATTATTTAAAATGCAGGATTTTATTGAACAGACGTGGAAAGACATAAATACAGTTTATTATGCAGCCTGCAAAAAAAATCACAGAAAATGGGTAATGTGCGAGGCAAAGATGAGTTTTCTTCGCCTTTTTCAGAATTTATTACTATACGTAGTATTGATTTATATGGTTTTAAATAAGGGAATGAGCATTTCTGATTTTGTTTTATACATAGGTTTGGTTGCATCATTTTCCACAGCTATGACAGATATGTTTTGCAATATGGTTTGGATGAATATGAACCGAATGGAACTTGACGATTTTAGAACATTTATGGACTGGAATGAGGACAAGCCTGACATTGAAAAAGGTCAGGGCGTAAGTAAGAATATAGGCTTGAAGCAATTTGAGTTTAAATTTGAAAATGTATCTTTTAAATATCCGGGACACGAAAAATATGTTCTAAAGAATATTAATCTGACTATTGAAGCGGGAAGCAAGTTGGCGGTAGTTGGTATTAACGGCGCAGGAAAAACAACTTTAACAAAGCTTCTTATGAGACTTTATGAGCCAACAGAGGGAAGGATTCTTCTTAATGGAGTTGATGTAAAGAAGTATGACAGAGATACATATTTTAAAATATTTGCGCCTGTGTTCCAAAACATTGAAATTTTTGCTTTTCCGGTATGGCAGAATATTTCAATGAAGCCTGAAAATGAGACGGACAAAAACAGAACAATGGAGGCTTTGGAAAGAAGTGGTTTGGATGAAAAGATTAACAAATATGAAAACAAAATAGACACTATGCTTCTTAGAATATTTGACCCTAACGGTGTTGATTTGTCAGGTGGAGAAAGACAAAGACTTGCCATGGCAAGGGCGCTTTATCAGAACAGAGAAGTTCTTGTTTTGGATGAGCCGACAGCGGCACTTGACGCATTGGCAGAAGACAGAATGTATCAGGAATTTAATCAAATGGTAAAGGGAAAGACTGCTATTTTTATTTCACACAGACTTTCAAGTACAAGATTTTGTGACAAAATAGTTATGTTTGAAGATGGCAGAATTATTGAAGAGGGTACTCATGAACAGCTAATTAAAACCAATGGAAAATACAGAAATATGTTCCAGGTTCAGGCTCAATATTACAAAGATAAGGAGGGTGAGGTATGTTAA
- a CDS encoding HPr family phosphocarrier protein: MIQIDHIINNVDGLHARPIAELADIAKKLGTQIFILKGEKITNVENITEVISFGARYGQKITIVVNGYNEDNASELVKEYIKNNL, from the coding sequence ATGATTCAAATAGACCATATAATAAATAATGTGGACGGATTGCATGCAAGACCAATAGCAGAATTGGCTGACATTGCGAAAAAACTTGGAACACAGATATTTATTCTTAAAGGAGAAAAAATAACAAATGTTGAAAACATTACAGAGGTTATATCTTTTGGAGCAAGATATGGTCAAAAAATAACTATTGTAGTAAATGGTTATAATGAAGATAATGCATCAGAATTAGTAAAAGAATACATAAAAAATAATCTGTAA
- the thrH gene encoding bifunctional phosphoserine phosphatase/homoserine phosphotransferase ThrH: MNIVCLDLEGVLVPEIWIAFAEETGIPELKRTTRDEPDYDKLMNYRINILKEHGLGLKEIQETIAKIDPMPGAKEFLDELREITQVIIISDTFTQFAGPLMKKLGYPTIFCNSLEVAEDGEITGFKMRIENSKLTTVKALQSIGYDTIASGDSHNDLGMIKASKAGFLFRSTDEIKKEYPELPAFETYDELMAAIKEAL; the protein is encoded by the coding sequence ATGAATATTGTTTGTTTAGATTTAGAGGGAGTATTAGTTCCTGAAATATGGATTGCATTTGCAGAAGAAACAGGAATTCCTGAACTTAAGAGAACAACAAGAGATGAGCCTGATTACGATAAGCTTATGAATTATAGAATTAACATCTTAAAAGAGCACGGATTAGGACTTAAGGAAATTCAGGAAACAATTGCAAAGATTGATCCTATGCCTGGTGCAAAAGAATTTTTAGATGAATTAAGAGAGATTACTCAGGTAATTATTATTAGTGATACATTTACACAGTTTGCAGGACCTTTAATGAAGAAGTTAGGTTATCCTACAATTTTCTGTAACTCATTGGAAGTAGCAGAAGATGGAGAAATCACAGGATTTAAGATGAGAATTGAAAACTCAAAACTTACTACGGTAAAGGCATTGCAGTCAATCGGATATGACACAATTGCCAGCGGAGACAGCCACAATGACCTTGGAATGATTAAGGCAAGTAAGGCAGGATTTTTATTCAGAAGCACAGATGAAATCAAGAAAGAATATCCTGAACTTCCAGCTTTTGAAACATATGATGAATTAATGGCTGCAATCAAGGAAGCATTATAA
- a CDS encoding glycoside hydrolase family 1 protein has product MDKKFLWGSATAAYQCEGAWKEGGKGMSNWDTFCHSEKNNVNPVTGDVANDHYHRYEEDIRMLAEGNQNAYRFSIAWTRIIPNGVGKVSREGIDFYNRVIDTCRKYNVEPLVTLYHYDLPQPMFEQGGWENRATVDAYEEYVKVCFKEFGDKVNYWATINEPNYETLCCYGFGNYPPNVKNLERRWKAMYHLMLASARAIKAYRNMGFKGMIGLVSDSYPIEILKDNEGYREAKRLADIFFNTSVNDTCIKGYYPDEYVSHLTKLGYDLSYMLEEDKEVFQEGTVDYLGVNAYCRFLVKPCSGGETKMEANNTGDSSKNEEMEIKDWCALDDDPNTEKTPWGTEIYPKSVYDMLMEFKELYPDTPIIVTENGLGEYDKVENGEIHDQYRIDFLQGYVDWIKKAIDNGCDCRGYFVWSTMDVYSWINGYKKRYGLVYIDFDDNCKRIPKDSYHWYKKFINEKGGSYNGKN; this is encoded by the coding sequence GTAAGGGAATGTCTAACTGGGACACTTTCTGCCACAGTGAAAAAAACAATGTTAATCCTGTTACCGGCGATGTGGCAAATGACCATTATCACAGATACGAAGAGGACATTAGAATGTTAGCGGAAGGTAATCAGAATGCTTACAGATTTTCAATAGCCTGGACAAGAATTATTCCAAATGGAGTAGGCAAAGTAAGCAGAGAGGGAATAGATTTTTACAACAGAGTAATTGATACATGTAGAAAATATAATGTTGAACCCTTAGTTACTTTATATCATTACGATTTGCCACAACCAATGTTTGAACAGGGTGGCTGGGAAAACAGAGCCACAGTTGATGCATATGAAGAATATGTAAAAGTATGTTTTAAAGAGTTTGGAGATAAAGTTAATTACTGGGCAACAATTAATGAACCAAATTATGAAACACTTTGCTGTTATGGTTTTGGAAACTACCCTCCTAATGTTAAAAACTTGGAAAGACGTTGGAAAGCAATGTATCACTTAATGTTGGCAAGTGCAAGAGCCATTAAGGCATATAGAAATATGGGCTTTAAGGGAATGATTGGACTTGTAAGTGACAGTTATCCTATTGAGATTTTAAAAGATAATGAAGGTTATAGAGAAGCTAAAAGATTAGCTGATATTTTCTTTAATACATCTGTTAATGATACTTGCATAAAGGGATATTATCCTGATGAATACGTGTCACATCTTACAAAGTTAGGATATGATTTATCATATATGTTAGAGGAAGATAAGGAAGTATTTCAAGAAGGTACAGTTGATTACCTTGGAGTTAATGCCTATTGCAGATTTTTAGTTAAACCTTGTTCAGGTGGAGAAACAAAAATGGAAGCAAATAATACAGGTGATTCATCTAAAAACGAAGAGATGGAAATCAAGGATTGGTGTGCTTTAGATGATGATCCAAATACAGAAAAAACTCCTTGGGGAACTGAAATTTATCCTAAGTCAGTATATGATATGCTTATGGAGTTTAAAGAACTATATCCTGACACACCTATTATAGTTACAGAAAATGGTTTAGGTGAATATGATAAGGTGGAAAACGGAGAAATCCATGATCAATATAGAATTGATTTCTTACAGGGATATGTAGATTGGATTAAAAAGGCTATAGACAATGGTTGTGATTGCAGAGGGTATTTTGTATGGTCAACAATGGATGTGTATAGTTGGATAAACGGATACAAAAAGCGTTACGGCTTAGTATACATAGACTTTGATGATAATTGTAAGAGAATTCCAAAAGACAGTTATCATTGGTATAAAAAATTTATAAATGAAAAAGGAGGAAGTTACAATGGAAAAAATTAG